The window TGATCATAATCAAGCCCGAGGCCATGACCACCGAGGCGGCCAACGCCTTCTTAAAGACCCTGGAGGAACCGTCCCCCACCACCAATTTCATCCTGGTCTGCGACAAGCCCAACGCCCTGCTGTCCACCATCCTCTCCCGCTGCCAGAAGATCCGCTTCATGCGGCTGGACCGGGCGGCGGTGATCCAAATCCTGGAGGAGCGCCACGGGCTGGATCCCGCCCAGGCCAAAATGCTGGCCTCCCTTAGCCAGGGAAGTTTGGGGCAGGCCCTGGAGATGATGGACCTGGACCTGCTGGAGGAGCGCCGGATGGCCGGGGATCTTTTGCGGGCCGGGCTGGAAAAAAGGTACGCCGATATGATGGAGGCCATAGACCTGGCCACCGGCGAAAAGGGCCGTCCCCAGCGGGTGCTGGAGCTGATGTCGGCCATAGCGCTGGAGGCCCTGCACCCCGAGCCCCAGGCCTCACCTGAAATATTATCCCTGGCCCGGCTGCTGACCGAACCGCAGCTGAACCGGATCACCGCCAACATGGAACTGGCCCGGACGGCCCTGAACCGAAACGTAACACCCAGGCTGTGCCTGATGGCCGCCTGCAGTCCCGATATCATAAAAGAGGAGCTATGAGCGAAAACCTGATAATGGTGCGCTTCAAGGAAGCGCGTTCCAAATACTATCTCAATCCCCAGGCCTACAGCCTGGTCCCGGGGGAAATGGTGATCGTCACCACCGACAACGGCGAGGAGCTGGGGGCGGTGGAGGGCGAGCGGGCCATCCTCAAGGAAAAATTCAAGGCGGCCGGAGAAGTGCTGCGCAAGGCGGTGGAGGAGGACATAGTGAAGTTCCAGGCCAACCGCAAGCGCGAGACCGAGTCCTACCAGGCCTGCCTGGACCTGATTCGCCGGCACGGCCTGCAGATGACCCTGGTGGACGTGGAGGCCAAGTTCGATGGATCAAAACTGACCTTCTACTTCACCGCCGAAAAGCGGGTGGACTTCCGTTCCCTGGTGCGGGACCTGGCCGCCATGTTCAAGGGTCGGATCGAGATGCACCAGATAGGGGTGCGGGACGAGGCCCGGCGGGTGGGCGGGCTGGGGCTGTGCGGCCGCCAGCTGTGCTGCGTGGCC of the bacterium genome contains:
- the holB gene encoding DNA polymerase III subunit delta', producing MKLFSSMIGQEVAKKILRRSFEENRLAQSYLFYGPSGVGKEMAAFELAQALNCTGVEAPCGACSQCQKTVSFNHPDLHYVFPVPHPSSESDKKKLAEEVAELLALKAEKPHLSLDFDRPVAITIDDIRVLQSKLSLQPYQGKKKVVIIIKPEAMTTEAANAFLKTLEEPSPTTNFILVCDKPNALLSTILSRCQKIRFMRLDRAAVIQILEERHGLDPAQAKMLASLSQGSLGQALEMMDLDLLEERRMAGDLLRAGLEKRYADMMEAIDLATGEKGRPQRVLELMSAIALEALHPEPQASPEILSLARLLTEPQLNRITANMELARTALNRNVTPRLCLMAACSPDIIKEEL
- the ricT gene encoding regulatory iron-sulfur-containing complex subunit RicT: MSENLIMVRFKEARSKYYLNPQAYSLVPGEMVIVTTDNGEELGAVEGERAILKEKFKAAGEVLRKAVEEDIVKFQANRKRETESYQACLDLIRRHGLQMTLVDVEAKFDGSKLTFYFTAEKRVDFRSLVRDLAAMFKGRIEMHQIGVRDEARRVGGLGLCGRQLCCVAWLNEFEPVTLKMAKEQNLSTTSNKMLGLCGRLMCCLTYEDRYYEEAHRSMPRVGSVVITPKGPGTVYKVDIFKQKVMVRFEEGHGEFEVAEVSKK